The following proteins come from a genomic window of Nostoc sp. TCL26-01:
- a CDS encoding helix-turn-helix transcriptional regulator, which yields MRFLYHPDRKDIFLPGVLYALGDPVRLEIVRLLANKGEQCCADFDFAIAKSTMSNHFKILRESGVVMSRKEGTQHINWLRREDLDLLFPGLLDAVLRSAKPLLVCQQSMVNRQ from the coding sequence ATGAGATTTTTATATCACCCAGACCGAAAAGACATTTTTTTACCGGGGGTACTGTATGCTTTGGGCGATCCAGTACGCTTGGAGATTGTGCGTTTGCTAGCTAATAAGGGAGAGCAGTGTTGTGCTGACTTTGATTTTGCGATCGCTAAATCAACCATGTCTAACCACTTCAAGATTTTACGCGAATCTGGGGTGGTGATGAGTCGGAAAGAAGGGACACAGCATATCAATTGGTTACGAAGGGAAGATTTAGACTTGTTGTTTCCCGGATTATTAGATGCTGTATTGCGATCAGCTAAACCATTGTTAGTTTGTCAACAATCAATGGTGAATAGACAATAG
- the trxA gene encoding thioredoxin, with product MSFVTNVTEATFKQEVLDSNIPVLVDFWAPWCGPCRMVAPVVDEVASEYEGQVKVVKLNTDQNPTVASHYGIRSIPTLMVFKGGRQVDTVVGAVPKTSLTKTLTQHIQEE from the coding sequence ATGTCATTCGTTACAAACGTCACAGAAGCCACATTTAAACAAGAAGTGCTGGATAGTAACATTCCCGTTCTCGTAGATTTTTGGGCCCCTTGGTGCGGCCCTTGTCGCATGGTAGCGCCGGTTGTGGATGAAGTGGCTAGCGAATACGAAGGACAAGTAAAAGTCGTGAAGCTGAACACAGATCAAAATCCCACAGTTGCCAGTCATTACGGAATTCGCAGCATCCCTACACTCATGGTATTTAAAGGAGGGCGGCAAGTCGATACAGTCGTAGGGGCTGTCCCTAAGACAAGTCTGACTAAAACACTAACACAACATATCCAAGAAGAGTAA